Proteins from a genomic interval of Nematostella vectensis chromosome 12, jaNemVect1.1, whole genome shotgun sequence:
- the LOC116603915 gene encoding uncharacterized protein LOC116603915 isoform X3 produces the protein MTLRRHMAAFQGNKYDILLVSIFISTVAIATVEGIPQLFAPAANNQGELYLSIDEMPEHKSMIASVSGIRFTEPNEFEKYVEQRSWTAQLTKGKYYYMETLMKEYYNDDSLVVAVKTPDGKFYAPIPSQFLWTTYSSSSSSAYNHTSQLHLMKIAARAGARAGAYAGESAASHSGARAGAAAGAAAGAEGGAKAGAEAAAKAARIVMNKAISLALKAYTGPGHVINIHLNKNGVTSTQTVASHSGPQTVGGTSSGTSTGGLTTAAGGSTGASSSGAMVGATTGSASSAGASAGGGGGVGTTGGSTGAAGGGGGGTSTSTGSSGSTGTSMVTSGGGISTSGSSSGSSQSGASGGKTIFKAILPDGTVKEGMLYAGMEGNENEAVSQVKDFVYQPKAGEDPDEMARKFVHHLGMAKKIVIGAKYTVHSTDIPAKQPDASLNHCLKSKGSQMIVDSGCQYFIIRKGHALKPSKKILSLESICTPGYFVVQRNFRFYLEKNDGTDRFKRQATLKAQKIVANYFSFLLMTKDHDMWFLCETPKKTNKWVETKLTFAQTSEKFKDRCSFNFFPLPVGQNDMANCYDVLDVTGPKIPGHQLKQAATEAKEMCVAIEFKNTKLITFKLITDVNDKEYLVSEGVFKLRVIVKRPELHPQVLFKAEDPNGERRILLNGDKTIAVVPKEQCDDYLSVEVTSKKATFSKPEKEGSVHYHYHYHPAVAPSPSPPPSQQTACSPACQPTSTCLPSCPSACCSA, from the exons CCGCTAACAATCAGGGAGAATTGTACCTGAGCATAGATGAGATGCCTGAACACAAAAGTATGATTGCAAGTGTATCTGGTATAAGATTTACAGAGCCTAATGAATTTGAAAA GTACGTGGAACAACGGTCTTGGACGGCACAGCTTACTAAAGGAAAGTACTACTACATGGAGACATTAATGAAAGAATACTATAATGATGACTCCTTAGTGGTCGCTGTAAAGACCCCTGATGGCAAATTCTACGCACCCATCCCCTCCCAGTTTTTATGGACAACatactcatcatcatcatcatcag CATATAACCACACATCACAGTTGCACCTAATGAAGATAGCGGCCCGAGCAGGAGCGAGAGCGGGGGCTTATGCTGGAGAGTCAGCAGCTTCTCATTCAGGGGCTCGTGCTGGAGCCGCAGCCGGAGCAGCAGCAGGAGCAGAAGGAGGAGCGAAGGCTGGAGCCGAGGCAGCCGCGAAAGCAGCAAGGATAGTAATGAATAAAGCTATCAGCCTTGCTCTAAAAGCGTACACAGGACCTGGTCACGTGATCAATATTCATTTGAATAAGAATGGAGTTACATCTACACAAACGGTGGCATCGCATA GCGGTCCCCAAACCGTCGGGGGAACTTCTTCTGGGACATCTACCGGGGGGCTAACGACAGCAGCCGGTGGCAGCACGGGAGCATCTTCATCGGGTGCCATGGTTGGTGCAACAACTGGGAGCGCAAGTAGTGCTGGGGCTTCAGCaggtggtgggggaggggtcgGTACCACTGGCGGATCTACAGGAGCTgcaggaggaggaggagggggaacAAGCACTAGTACAGGAAGCTCCGGAAGCACTGGTACATCGATGGTAACTTCCGGTGGAGGTATTTCCACAAGTGGATCGTCCAGTGGTTCTTCTCAATCTGGCGCTTCCGGCGGTAAGACGATTTTCAAAGCCATTCTTCCGGATGGAACTGTCAAAGAAGGGATGTTGTACGCAGGAATGGAGGGCAATGAAAACGAGGCAGTTTCCCAAGTGAAAGATTTCGTGTACCAACCTAAAGCTGGTGAAGACCCTGATGAGATGGCAAGGAAATTTGTGCATCATCTTGGCATGGCGAAAAAAA TTGTTATCGGGGCCAAATACACGGTCCATTCTACGGATATACCCGCGAAACAACCAGACGCGTCGCTCAATCACTGTCTTAAGTCCAAGGGGAGTCAAATGATCGTAGATAGTGGCTGCCAATACTTCATCATCCGCAAGGGGCACGCTCTAAAGCCATCTAAGAAAATCTTGTCGCTAGAATCAATTTGCACCCCTGGATATTTCGTAGTACAAAGGAATTTTAGGTTCTACTTGGAAAAGAATGATGGCACCGATCGATTTA AACGCCAAGCAACCTTAAAGGCACAAAAGATTGTGGCGAACTACTTTTCTTTTCTCCTGATGACCAAAGATCACGACATGTGGTTCCTCTGTGAGACGCctaaaaaaacgaataagTGGGTTGAAACCAAGCTCACATTTGCTCAAACGTCTGAAAAGTTTAAAGACAGATGCTCGTTCAACTTTTTCCCATTACCAGTAGGTCAAAATGACATGGCCAATTGTTATGATGTACTTGACGTAACAGGACCCAAAATCCCCGGTCATCAGTTAAAACAAGCAGCGACTGAAGCTAAAG aaaTGTGTGTCGCCATTGAATTTAAGAACACAAAGTTAATCACCTTCAAACTTATAACCGATGTCAACGACAAAGAGTACTTGGTATCAGAAGGAGTCTTCAAGCTGAGAGTGATCGTCAAACGCCCTGAGCTTCATCCACAGGTGTTATTTAAGGCGGAAGATCCGAACGGAGAAAGACGGATTCTTCTAAACGGAGACAAGACGATTGCAGTGGTGCCAAAAGAGCAATGTGACGACTATCTGAGTGTCGAGGTGACCTCGAAAAAGG CGACATTCTCAAAGCCTGAGAAGGAAGGCAGTGTGCAttatcattaccactaccaccCTGCAGTGGCGCCCAGTCCTTCTCCGCCTCCGTCACAGCAGACTG CATGTTCTCCGGCCTGCCAGCCCACTTCAACTTGCCTCCCGTCATGCCCTTCGGCCTGCTGTAGTGCATAG